In Amycolatopsis sp. FBCC-B4732, the genomic stretch GCCGGTCCAAGCCCATCCCTCCGCAGCACCTTCCCGAGCTGCCAAGGTACTACGCGTGACGGTGCCGGGACGCGGAAACGCGGGCCCCGTGTGGGGCCCGCGTTCCGGTGCCTAGCGGATCAGAACCACCACTGGGACTTGCCGCCCGCGATGAAGTCCCACAGCTGCAGCTTCGTGCCGTTGCCGCCCACCGTGCCCTCGGCGGTCAGGTAGCGCGGGCTGGCCGGGGTCTGCTGGCGCAGGTAGCCCTCGGGGATCTCGGTCAGGCTCCACCACTGGTTCTTGCCACCGGCCTGGAAGTCCCAGAGCTGGATCTTGGTGCCGTTCTTGCCGATCGAGTTCGCGTCGGCGTCGAGGTACCGGCCGCTCTGGTAGTTCTGGAACCGGTAGTAGCCCTCCGGGTTCTGCGTCAGCCACCACGCCTGGTTCGGGGCGGTGTCGTTGCAGTCCCACAGCTGGACCTTCGTGCCGTTGGCGTTGATGGTGTTCGCGTCGGCGTCCCAGCAGCGGCCGAAGGCCGCGGACTCGATGATGTACGGGCCCGGGTCGACGGCCGCGGCGGCCATCGTGTTCGTCGACTTCTTCTGCTGGACGCCGGCCACCTTCGCCGGGCGCAGCTTGAGCTGGCCGAGCGAGGAGACCGCGGTGCCCTTGCCGTCGGCGGGCGCGGCGCCGGCCTGCGGCACGGCGATCAGGCCGAACAGGCCCGCGGTCGCGGCGACCGTCACCATCAGGCGCTTCATCTTCGTCATCGTTCCCCTTTTCGGATCATCGGTGTGCTGACGACGAAGGCGCGCGGCAACCGGCGCCGGGCCGCTGCGGCCCGGCGCCGGGAAGTGCCGGCGAATCCCCCTCGTCGAGACCGCGAACCCCCGAAAGCGGTCTCTGAAACCATCATTCAGGGCCGGTCCGTCCCCGTCGAGAAGATTTCCCGGAGAGGCAAAAACGCAGGTCAGATATGTAACGGAACGAGATCTTCACCCGATGGAGGGGCAAAGACCCGGGGGGATCGTGCGCATCGAACTGACGTTGCCGGACCTCGTCCGCGTCGGCCTCGCCGCCGCGGCCGACCCGATGGGTGAGCTGGCCGCGAGCCTGCAGCTCCTGCAGCGGCGCGACGGCGGCCGCAACGCGGCTTCCGCGGCGTTCAACCGGTGGCGCTACCGCGTCTGGCAGGGGCTGCCGGACTCCGCGGCGGTGCTGATGTGGCTGTGCCGGCCGGACGCGCCGATCCCGGAGTTCCTGGTGCCCGCGGCGGGCCGCTACGACCTCGAGACGGGGCTCGCGGCGGTGCTGAAGGCGGATCCGGTGAGCCTCAAGGCATCGCTGCGCACCGCGCCCCCCGACCATGACCTGCCGTCGTGGGCGGCCGCGTTCGCCGACGGCGACACCGCGGGCCTGCCCCGATTGGTCCAGGCCATGCAGGACTACCACGACCTGGCGGTCGCGCCGGGCTGGGACGCGGTGTGCGCGCAGGTGGACGCGGACCTCGGGATGCGCACGCAGGTGCTGCTCCACGGCGGCGTCGACGCGCTCCTGACCGGCCTGCGCCCGAAGATCCGCTGGGCGGCACCGGTCCTGGAGGCCGACGACGGGCTCCCCGGCTCGCTCCCGTCGGAAGGCACCGGCCTGCTGCTGGTGCCGACGTACTTTTCCGTGGGCCCGGCGCTGGTCCCGCCGGTGCCGGGCGGCGTGCCCCGGCTGCTCTACCCGTGCGTCCGCCACGCGGCGCACGCCGCGGGCCTCGACCGGGCGGTCCGGAAGCCGCCGGGCAACGCGCTGGCGGACCTGCTGGGCCCGACCCGCGCGGCGGCGCTGACCATCCTGGCGGTCGGCTGCTCGACGTCGGAACTGGCGGCCCGGCTGGGGGTCACGCCGTCGGCGGTCAGCAAGCACACGACGGTGCTGCGGCGCGCCGGGCTGATCATCACGCACCGGGAGCGCAACACCGTGCTGCACTCGCTCACCCCGCTGGGAAGCGCTCTCTTGGACAGCTGAGGACCGGGGCCGTCCGGGGTGCGGCGGATGTAGTGAACGACTCTTTCATGACGTCCGGTCCCGGGAATCATGGTCGGGTGCCCTGCCGAGCGCGGCGGTCGCCGCCACCAGTTCGGCCAGCGCTTCCCGGCAAAGCTCGCCGAAGCCGCGTTCGTCCGACGGCTCCAGCCACC encodes the following:
- a CDS encoding RICIN domain-containing protein; translated protein: MTKMKRLMVTVAATAGLFGLIAVPQAGAAPADGKGTAVSSLGQLKLRPAKVAGVQQKKSTNTMAAAAVDPGPYIIESAAFGRCWDADANTINANGTKVQLWDCNDTAPNQAWWLTQNPEGYYRFQNYQSGRYLDADANSIGKNGTKIQLWDFQAGGKNQWWSLTEIPEGYLRQQTPASPRYLTAEGTVGGNGTKLQLWDFIAGGKSQWWF
- a CDS encoding helix-turn-helix transcriptional regulator — protein: MRIELTLPDLVRVGLAAAADPMGELAASLQLLQRRDGGRNAASAAFNRWRYRVWQGLPDSAAVLMWLCRPDAPIPEFLVPAAGRYDLETGLAAVLKADPVSLKASLRTAPPDHDLPSWAAAFADGDTAGLPRLVQAMQDYHDLAVAPGWDAVCAQVDADLGMRTQVLLHGGVDALLTGLRPKIRWAAPVLEADDGLPGSLPSEGTGLLLVPTYFSVGPALVPPVPGGVPRLLYPCVRHAAHAAGLDRAVRKPPGNALADLLGPTRAAALTILAVGCSTSELAARLGVTPSAVSKHTTVLRRAGLIITHRERNTVLHSLTPLGSALLDS